In a single window of the Necator americanus strain Aroian chromosome X, whole genome shotgun sequence genome:
- a CDS encoding hypothetical protein (NECATOR_CHRX.G23089.T1): MFVSDEEVGHTFAYWYKRYGPVIRDSVLPDSKKRDLVLMKLDEDTYRKYPDDILPKQPHEIDFETTVTNLEKLFASKKALIRRRYECLRINCPPMTASYVSFRDYANMIKRMDEEARLKELDYTALKTLQFVAGLQDPSLCEVRLRMLRRLDTHTEESPLTIEHLVAECENFTALKMDNTDMEEDATETKKTIQPSQEEEEEEMLARGYAYWTNINRDIEEVVRHCRNYQEAAKMPKKTVLNSWTSEKKPWDRIHIDYVGPLNGRMYLVVVDAYSKWPEVFEMSSSSSTATLRELRMLFSRFGNPRGIEHVRSPPFHLQSNGQVERFVDTLKRTLQKIKEGGTSKKLAEFLQCYRRTPCASTPGHLSPAEVFLRRQLRMSLTLLKESAKEEGTGNVEIEEQFNRRHGAQKRSYHQEELVWIPLNQEDRRYNGMARTIADFKDNVKDRAQIIVPPTTTRPARQCRPPRRLQPDLKMKTYAMCSS, from the exons ATGTTCGTGTCCGACGAAGAGGTGGGTCACACCTTCGCCTATTGGTACAAGAGGTACGGCCCGGTCATTAGGGATTCGGTCTTGCCGGATAGCAAGAAGCGCGATTTGGTCCTCATGAAGCTGGACGAGGATACTTATCGCAAATATCCCGATGACATACTACCGAAACAACCGCACGAGATCGATTTCGAGACGACGGTCACGAATCTGGAGAAGCTTTTTGCGTCGAAGAAGGCGCTGATTCGACGACGGTACGAGTGTCTCAGGATAAACTGCCCGCCGATGACGGCCAGTTATGTGTCATTCCGCGACTACGCGAACATGATCAAGCGGATGGACGAAGAGGCTCGACTGAAGGAGCTGGACTACACAGCACTAAAGACGCTACAGTTTGTAGCAGGACTTCAAGATCCGTCGCTTTGTGAAGTTCGTCTCAGAATGCTCCGTCGACTGGATACACACACAGAAGAATCGCCGTTGACGATAGAACACCTCGTTGCTGAATGTGAGAACTTCACCGCATTGAAGATGGACAACACAGACATGGAAG AAGATGCGACAGAAACCAAGAAGACGATCCAACCGtcgcaagaagaagaagaagaagaaatgctcGCCCGAGGATATGCGTACTGGACGAACATCAACAGGGACATCGAAGAAGTAGTTCGCCACTGCCGCAACTATCAAGAAGCTGCGAAGATGCCAAAGAAGACAGTTCTCAATTCTTGGACCTCTGAGAAGAAACCATGGGACAGAATTCATATCGACTATGTAGGACCACTGAATGGTAGGATGTACCTTGTGGTCGTTGATGCGTATTCGAAGTGGCCAGAAGTCTTTGAGATGTCATCGTCGTCAAGCACTGCAACGTTGAGAGAACTCAGAATGCTGTTCTCACGATTTGGAAATCCCAGG GGAATTGAGCACGTTCGCTCGCCGCCGTTCCATCTACAGTCAAACGGTCAAGTAGAACGTTTTGTTGATACCTTGAAAAGAACCCTCCAGAAGATTAAGGAGGGAGGGACGTCGAAGAAACTTGCAGAATTTTTGCAGTGCTATCGAAGAACACCATGTGCATCAACGCCAGGACATCTTTCTCCAGCGGAGGTGTTCCTAAGGCGCCAATTGAGGATGTCGTTGACGCTGCTGAAGGAATCAGCTAAAGAAGAGGGAACGGGCAATGTGGAAATTGAAGAACAGTTTAATCGTCGTCATGGAGCACAGAAGAGATCGTACCACCAAGAAGAACTCGTGTGG ATACCGCTCAACCAGGAAGACCGGCGGTACAATGGTATGGCCAGGACGATCGCCGACTTCAAGGACAATGTCAAGGATCGAGCACAAATTATCGTGCCGCCGACAACGACTAGACCAGCTCGACAATGCCGACCGCCTCGTCGATTGCAACCCGATCTGAAGATGAAGACATACGCGATGTGTTCATCTTAG
- a CDS encoding hypothetical protein (NECATOR_CHRX.G23090.T2) — translation MHLERPTNLESGFKKELRQKAFAFFSEATNPHLVKPPPSAEISDSPRLAQFFGTSASTLNCRATTFLRILRGVAIENHIHYLSTLHTGPCRLGRRTVWRPVRYVFNPGPRRHTHDSPWRLCIYNARTASTDADLHAHLKTAERIKFHVIVLQEAKCRRSDVRKVNDGTLVIHGEKVPSRNVGGNGLVVHLSVVHLVDSHEILSPRLANPRLCPLRPKPINIINCYSPTSAADDSKLDAFYEKLEEVIRNEMSPYKFVVGYFNATEEEYRIGRFGLEDRNENGNRLAELLPTARLFPGKCLFIEKDHRWWTWESRNADSDSCGDRPHTQQLEVVSTVYPFYSWLRHTNWTKVDSSQSIL, via the exons ATGCATCTCGAACGTCCTACGAATTTGGAAAGCGGCTTCAAGAAAGAATTGAGACAGAAAGCATTTGCATTCTTCAGTGAAGCTACGAACCCACATCTTG TGAAACCTCCTCCCTCGGCGGAGATTTCCGATTCACCCAGACTAGCACAATTTTTTGGGACGTCGGCTAGCACATTAAATTGCCGAGCCACGAcctttttgaggattttgagGGGAGTTGCCATTGAGAAT catattcactacctcagtaccctgcacactgggccctgccgtctcggacgtcggacggtatggcgaccggtgagataCGTCTTTAAtcctggaccaaggcgacacacgcatgactcgccatggagactgtgtATTTACAATGCGAGAACAGCATCCACAGAcgccgacctgcatgcccATCTCAAaactgcagagcgtatcaaatttcatgtGATTGTTCTGCAGGAggccaagtgcagaaggagcgacgtacgaaaggtgaatgacggtacactcgtcattcatggagagaaggttccgtcgcgaaatgtaggcgggaATGGTTTAGTTGTGCACCTATCTGttgtccatcttgtcgattcacacgagatcctgtcacctcgccTGGCCAATCCTCGCCTCTGCCCTCTGCGCCCAAAACCTATCAACATCATCAattgctactcaccaacatcagcagctgatgattccaaATTGGATGCGTTTTACGAGaagctggaggaagtgatccgcaacgaaATGTCCccctacaaattcgttgttggATACTTCAAcgctacagaagaggaatacaggatcggaagatttgggcTAGaagaccggaatgaaaatggcaatcgtctcgccgaaCTGTTGCCcaccgctcgcctctttcctGGGAAATGTCTTTTCATTGAGAAAGATCATCGttggtggacatgggaatcgcgcAATGCGGACTctgactcgtgcggagatcgaccgcATACTCAGCAActggaggtggtgtctactgtgtacccattttatagctggCTTCGGCACACCAATTGGACGAAGGTGGACTCATCGCAATCCATTTTATAg
- a CDS encoding hypothetical protein (NECATOR_CHRX.G23090.T1) codes for MTYGVRLLSFDVKTCFCTSRRGRNVSVSERSVLTFYGVNGFGKYVDDLLEKMKPPPSAEISDSPRLAQFFGTSASTLNCRATTFLRILRGVAIENHIHYLSTLHTGPCRLGRRTVWRPVRYVFNPGPRRHTHDSPWRLCIYNARTASTDADLHAHLKTAERIKFHVIVLQEAKCRRSDVRKVNDGTLVIHGEKVPSRNVGGNGLVVHLSVVHLVDSHEILSPRLANPRLCPLRPKPINIINCYSPTSAADDSKLDAFYEKLEEVIRNEMSPYKFVVGYFNATEEEYRIGRFGLEDRNENGNRLAELLPTARLFPGKCLFIEKDHRWWTWESRNADSDSCGDRPHTQQLEVVSTVYPFYSWLRHTNWTKVDSSQSIL; via the exons ATGACGTATGGTGTAAGGCTGCTAAG TTTTGACGTAAAGACGTGTTTTTGCACCTCAAGACGCGGGAGAAATGTTTCCGTTTCGGAGAGAAGTGTGTTGACTTTCTATGGTGTGAACGGTTTCGGCAAATACGTAGATGACCTTTTGGAGAAAA TGAAACCTCCTCCCTCGGCGGAGATTTCCGATTCACCCAGACTAGCACAATTTTTTGGGACGTCGGCTAGCACATTAAATTGCCGAGCCACGAcctttttgaggattttgagGGGAGTTGCCATTGAGAAT catattcactacctcagtaccctgcacactgggccctgccgtctcggacgtcggacggtatggcgaccggtgagataCGTCTTTAAtcctggaccaaggcgacacacgcatgactcgccatggagactgtgtATTTACAATGCGAGAACAGCATCCACAGAcgccgacctgcatgcccATCTCAAaactgcagagcgtatcaaatttcatgtGATTGTTCTGCAGGAggccaagtgcagaaggagcgacgtacgaaaggtgaatgacggtacactcgtcattcatggagagaaggttccgtcgcgaaatgtaggcgggaATGGTTTAGTTGTGCACCTATCTGttgtccatcttgtcgattcacacgagatcctgtcacctcgccTGGCCAATCCTCGCCTCTGCCCTCTGCGCCCAAAACCTATCAACATCATCAattgctactcaccaacatcagcagctgatgattccaaATTGGATGCGTTTTACGAGaagctggaggaagtgatccgcaacgaaATGTCCccctacaaattcgttgttggATACTTCAAcgctacagaagaggaatacaggatcggaagatttgggcTAGaagaccggaatgaaaatggcaatcgtctcgccgaaCTGTTGCCcaccgctcgcctctttcctGGGAAATGTCTTTTCATTGAGAAAGATCATCGttggtggacatgggaatcgcgcAATGCGGACTctgactcgtgcggagatcgaccgcATACTCAGCAActggaggtggtgtctactgtgtacccattttatagctggCTTCGGCACACCAATTGGACGAAGGTGGACTCATCGCAATCCATTTTATAg
- a CDS encoding hypothetical protein (NECATOR_CHRX.G23091.T1) — protein MAATREMFSKDLATSAFNSLTKCLWLTPITNEVKLRVYLSTIHPIMMYGSETWAAPSMVMERLGCTERKLLRRLLGYFWPRVCHNEDLYAEMEEDLRTLGVDRQFRRDVKFRRIWNSDEWIDSVQALAEDREGWAELCSMTAHLGEDAGNRVRR, from the coding sequence atggcagctacgagagagatgttcagcaaagatctggccacttctgcatttaactctttaacgaaatgcctgtggttgacccccatcaccaacgaagtcaagctgcgagtctacctatccacaATTcaccccatcatgatgtacggatcggagacttgggcagcaccatcaatggttatggagaggcttggctgcacggaacgaaagctgcttagacggctacttggttacttttggcctagggtatgtcacaatgaagatctttacgcagaaatggaagaggacttgaggacactcggcgtggataggcagttcaggcgagatgtaaagtttcgcagaatatggaatagcgacgaatggattgattctgtgcaagctctcgcagaagaccgagaaggttgggcagagctgtgttcaatgacggcacacctcggcgaagatgccgGTAATCGCGtaaggcgatga
- a CDS encoding hypothetical protein (NECATOR_CHRX.G23093.T1): MYKVLERIILDQLIKHREETTRDEQAGFRPGRSTINQPRSTLFTEAVFSTRSAPVKYQETGCTTPFEVVTGVRQGAVEGPFLFNFAVDDIMRRTVDQCPADIVLAPSWCPLTDLEYADDVVIFAESSTKLQHVVNLVSKLAAAQALINASRCESLRDLERESGWTDNR, from the exons atgtacaaggtattggagcgcattatcctggaccaaCTCATTaagcatcgcgaagaaacaacgcgcgacgagcaagctggctttcgtcctggccgatctacgattaaccag ccgcgttcgactctcttcaccgaggccgtcttctcaacgcgctccgcacCGGTgaagtaccaggaaa ccggatgtacaacaccgtttgaagtggtaactggagtaagacaaggggcagtggagggacctttcctgttcaatttcgcagtcgacgacattatgcgaagaacagtcgaccagtgtcctgccgacattgtcttagcaccatcatgGTGCCctttgactgacctcgagtatgccgacgatgttgttatattcgcagaaagcagtacgaaacttcaacatgttgtcaaccttgtatcgaagctggctgcagcccaggctctgataaatgcaagcagatgtgaatctcttcgagacctcgaacgggaatcagggtggacggacaaccgatag
- a CDS encoding hypothetical protein (NECATOR_CHRX.G23092.T1) — translation MRRTVDQCPADIVLAPSWCPLTDLEYADDVVIFAESSTKLQHVVNLVSKLAAAQALINASRCESLRDLERESGWTDNR, via the coding sequence atgcgaagaacagtcgaccagtgtcctgccgacattgtcttagcaccatcatgGTGCCctttgactgacctcgagtatgccgacgatgttgttatattcgcagaaagcagtacgaaacttcaacatgttgtcaaccttgtatcgaagctggctgcagcccaggctctgataaatgcaagcagatgtgaatctcttcgagacctcgaacgggaatcagggtggacggacaaccgatag
- a CDS encoding hypothetical protein (NECATOR_CHRX.G23094.T1), whose translation MRTLKLQLDYVLARNIPQSDVRKSRAVWDVAFDSDHRPVLLSFKIRFHKRNRGVPLQPKIDMTGLKDDECRTKFRQRVSIHVGVRTKKKLRDADSFTKCIQDAAKETLPVLLPRKKFAFASAETKSTYNSVCDARSAGDFNQEKRLRRKLCRQLQQDRDNEWMSRAMEFEKAWGDRNPQKAYARLKQYSSKLKRCSPVLNTANEITVGEATLPIWRE comes from the coding sequence atgaggactcttaagcttcagctcgactacgttctggcgaggaacattcctcagtcagatgtccgaaaatctagagctgtttgggacgtcgcgttcgactctgaccaccgtccagttcttctcagcttcaagatacggttccacaagagaaatagaggagttcctcttcaaccgaaaatcgacatgacaggtctgaaagatgatgaatgcagaacaaaattccgccaacgtgtgtctattcatgttggagtacggaccaagAAGAAGCTtcgcgatgcggattccttcacaaagtgcatccaggacgctgcaaaggaaacgctcccggttctattgccgcggaagaagtttgcctttgcatctgcggaaacaaaatccacatacaattctgtatgtgacgcgcgcagcgctggtgacttcaatcaggaaaagcgtcttagaaggaagctgtgtcgtcaactgcaacaagaccgcgataacgagtggatgtcaagagcgatggagtttgagaaggcgtggggggacaggaacccgcagaaagcctatgctcgactaaaacagtatagcagcaaattgaaaagatgttctcctgtcctcaacactgctaatgAAATaactgtcggtgaagcaacccttccaatttggagggaataa
- a CDS encoding hypothetical protein (NECATOR_CHRX.G23095.T1) — protein sequence MAKASHTLQEGAVVQHIAKAHNLKGQLPEGSMDSLATTIRFVTLNCRTLSSELQQAAQSKLLRYLCVPFAALQETRMRDRPVISIENNTIYCGDAEENKIGGCAIAVRNDYKDLMEEFGSTSSRCAFLRLRDRGGRKLWIGSAHASTETAEDNRKDAFYDELNALMSKIPSQQVVSVGIDANAKMGLE from the coding sequence atggcgaaagcttcccatacattgcaagaaggtgctgtcgtccagcacatcgccaaagcccataacctgaaaggtcaactgcctgaagggagtaTGGATTcattggcaacaaccattcgtttcgtcacgctgaactgccgaacactatcgagtgaactccaacaagccgctcaaTCCaaacttctgcgatatctctgtgtgccttttgctgcactgcaggaaacacgcatgagagatcggcccgtcatcagcatcgaaaataaCACCATATACTGTGGCGATGCTGAGGAGAACAAaataggtggctgcgcgatagctgtgaggaacgattacaaggacctgatggaggaatttggctcaacgtcgtccagatgcgcctttttacggctgcgggatcgcggaggacgtaaactctggatcggaAGTGCTCACGCATCTAccgaaaccgctgaggacaacaggaAGGACgctttctatgatgaactcaatgcgttgatgtctaaaataccaagccagcaggtggtcagtgtcggaatcgacgcaaatgcgaagatgggactcgaatag
- a CDS encoding hypothetical protein (NECATOR_CHRX.G23096.T1), whose protein sequence is MLCISSFLSLYLFSFLNSLARDCKARLCLQIVSLSANCAEIANGCLLQSLSFDSHTIFRNAIGIEQVAM, encoded by the coding sequence ATGTTGTGTATTTCGTCCTTCCTTTCTTTGTacctcttttcatttttgaattcattAGCACGTGACTGTAAAGCTCGTCTTTGTTTGCAAATTGTGTCTTTGTCTGCAAATTGTGCAGAAATTGCAAATGGTTGTCTTTTGCAGTCGTTGTCGTTCGATAGTCACACCATTTTTCGTAATGCAATTGGTATTGAACAGGTTGCAATGTGA
- a CDS encoding hypothetical protein (NECATOR_CHRX.G23097.T2), whose product MQNSCARILNLSYQVKVTFYDTVRNENAPIEPLHNRSYLITGRVRVVCRQRCFHTHQKLIIAKAVRLHQHFKALSNVQLM is encoded by the exons ATGCAGAACTCATGTGCCCGAATTTTGAACCTTTCCTATCAAGTGAAGGTGACGTTCTATGATACT GTGAGAAACGAGAATGCTCCTATAGAACCTCTTCATAATCGTTCCTATCTCATAACAGGAAGAG TGAGAGTTGTTTGCCGTCAACGATGCTTCCACACTCATCAAAAACTCATAATTGCTAAAGCAGTACGCCTGCACCAACATTT CAAGGCGCTCAGCAATGTACAGCTTATGTGA
- a CDS encoding hypothetical protein (NECATOR_CHRX.G23097.T1): MQNSCARILNLSYQVKVTFYDTVRNENAPIEPLHNRSYLITGRVRVVCRQRCFHTHQKLIIAKAVRLHQHLYDIFL, encoded by the exons ATGCAGAACTCATGTGCCCGAATTTTGAACCTTTCCTATCAAGTGAAGGTGACGTTCTATGATACT GTGAGAAACGAGAATGCTCCTATAGAACCTCTTCATAATCGTTCCTATCTCATAACAGGAAGAG TGAGAGTTGTTTGCCGTCAACGATGCTTCCACACTCATCAAAAACTCATAATTGCTAAAGCAGTACGCCTGCACCAACATTTGTACGACATCTTCCTATAG